One genomic region from Quercus robur chromosome 4, dhQueRobu3.1, whole genome shotgun sequence encodes:
- the LOC126721370 gene encoding uncharacterized protein LOC126721370: MEDAKRRALIKSQAVKKRESGEVVPKVSASAPKRKLTSKSDRPFKQPKVSLEPVVGLMAEGNKTVTPAKQGTGKGLMTPPDGKQERPPSLLRDDSKYALEKLSSIITAEDYEDLGNHSTEAMGETGLFAVAQSLVMMKGLLDRCLNRESTLDRVRAKAEQTDEELGQLHKWRSKMEKKLELSEKARKELEEKTASALTVIEKKEAEIKELKEEIRHAKEVAVEEYRCSESCLGELSDSFLQGFDDSLRQVKKAYLELDLSMVRPPS, translated from the exons atggaggacgcaaaaaggagagctttgatcaaatcccaagccgtcaagaagagggaatccggcgaggtgGTACCTAAGGTGTCGGCTTCAGCCCCTAAGAGGAAACTGACATCAAAATCTGACCGTCCatttaagcaaccaaaggtctctcttgaacctgtggttggtttaatggctgagggtaacAAGACCGTCACTCCAGCGAAGCAGGGGACGGGTAAAGGATTGATGACGCCCCCAGacggtaagcaagagagacctccttcccttctccgcgacgactccaagtatgcattggagaagctgtcgtccatcatcacggcagaagactatgaagatctgggaaaccattcgacggaggccatgggggagacgggcctctttgccgtcgctcag tccttggtcatgatgaagggactactggaccggtgtctcaaccgtgagagtaccttggaccgggtgcgcgcgaaggcggagcagacggatgaagagctcggacaactccataaatggaggtccaagatggagaagaagctggagctttctgagaaggcgaggaaggagctggaggagaagacggccTCTGCGCTGACGGTCATCGAGAAAAAGGAGGCGGAGATCAAAGAACTCAAGGAAGAGATCCGTCATGCGAAAGAGGTAGCCGTCGAGGAGTACCGATGCTCAGAGTCCTGCTTGGGCGAGCTGTCAGACTctttccttcaaggcttcgatgattctctccgtcaagtcaagaaggcCTATCTAGAGCTGGATTTgtcaatg GTCCGTCCTCCTTCTTGA